In one Pseudarthrobacter sp. NBSH8 genomic region, the following are encoded:
- a CDS encoding NAD(P)-dependent alcohol dehydrogenase, with product MTMQVTAAVAREPRQPLTIEKLELDDLRPNEVLVRMVATGVCHTDAIVRDLVYPTPLPAVLGHEGAGVVEKIGASVTTVQPGDHVLLAAAYCGKCDRCRSGEMAYCENLFAADFGGRRPDGTTALSKDGEVISSHFFGQSSFASYANVVEESVVRVGSDVPLEVVAPLGCGIQTGAGAVLNELKPALNSTLVVIGTGAVGSGAIMAGGVAGCGRIIAVDVHTSRLDLAKELGATDTINTQDVDLTEEILRLTDGRGADYVVDTTARPELLRKAADALALRGTLALVAAAKPGTEVSFEIGLSLVKGWTFKTVIQGSSVPQVFIPKLIELWKEGRFPMDKLMSNYSLDEINQGFEDSANGTVVKPVIVF from the coding sequence ATGACTATGCAGGTAACCGCAGCAGTGGCCCGTGAACCCCGGCAGCCGCTCACGATTGAAAAACTCGAGCTGGACGATCTCCGTCCGAATGAAGTGCTAGTACGGATGGTGGCCACGGGTGTGTGCCACACGGACGCGATTGTGCGTGACCTAGTCTATCCGACACCCTTGCCCGCCGTGCTTGGACACGAGGGCGCCGGAGTCGTGGAGAAGATCGGGGCTTCCGTCACGACCGTGCAACCGGGCGACCATGTCCTGCTCGCAGCCGCCTACTGCGGAAAGTGTGACCGCTGCCGCTCCGGCGAGATGGCGTACTGCGAGAACCTCTTCGCGGCAGACTTCGGTGGCAGGAGGCCCGACGGAACAACAGCGCTGAGCAAGGACGGCGAAGTGATTTCCTCCCACTTCTTTGGCCAGTCGTCGTTTGCCTCGTACGCCAACGTCGTTGAGGAAAGCGTCGTCCGTGTCGGTTCCGACGTCCCGCTCGAGGTTGTTGCACCCCTGGGGTGCGGCATCCAGACCGGGGCCGGCGCCGTCCTCAACGAACTCAAACCCGCCCTGAACAGCACGCTCGTGGTCATCGGTACCGGCGCCGTGGGATCCGGGGCCATAATGGCCGGTGGGGTTGCGGGGTGCGGCCGCATTATCGCAGTGGACGTCCACACTTCCCGGCTCGACCTCGCCAAAGAACTGGGGGCGACGGACACCATCAACACCCAGGACGTGGACCTCACGGAAGAGATTCTTCGCCTGACGGATGGCCGCGGAGCTGATTACGTCGTTGATACAACAGCCCGGCCGGAGTTGCTCCGCAAGGCAGCTGACGCTCTAGCTCTCCGCGGCACCTTGGCCCTGGTCGCCGCCGCCAAGCCCGGAACAGAGGTCTCCTTTGAGATCGGTCTTTCCCTGGTCAAGGGCTGGACGTTCAAAACCGTGATCCAAGGCAGCTCCGTGCCCCAGGTGTTCATTCCCAAGCTCATCGAGTTGTGGAAGGAAGGCCGTTTCCCCATGGACAAGCTGATGAGCAACTACAGCCTGGACGAGATCAATCAGGGCTTCGAGGACTCCGCCAATGGAACGGTCGTCAAGCCTGTCATTGTCTTCTAG
- a CDS encoding RES family NAD+ phosphorylase, whose amino-acid sequence MADQYPPSVDDLRTLGCETAVLPAGSILWRVHFTSSAFITPWNRVRTWGPVVSARWEPHPLPEADHAPLGAAYLGDDVLTCLAEVFQQTRFVDVDRDDPYVTALKTTRDVEIADLRGLWLTRAGASAQIALQQKDRTRAWARAIHEAWSDLDGVVAPSAIAGGRPVTALWTDNPMPAAPEFSAPLKSPAVLRDIVAAAGMIGYQTSVVL is encoded by the coding sequence ATGGCAGACCAGTACCCGCCCTCCGTTGATGACCTCAGGACACTCGGCTGCGAGACCGCGGTTCTGCCTGCCGGCAGTATCCTGTGGCGTGTGCACTTCACCTCATCGGCGTTCATCACACCCTGGAACAGGGTCCGAACCTGGGGTCCGGTCGTAAGCGCCCGATGGGAACCGCATCCTCTTCCCGAGGCCGACCACGCACCTCTTGGAGCCGCCTACCTCGGCGACGACGTGCTGACGTGCCTGGCGGAGGTGTTCCAGCAAACCAGGTTCGTCGACGTGGACCGGGACGACCCATACGTGACGGCACTCAAGACGACCCGTGACGTGGAGATCGCCGACCTTCGAGGGCTGTGGCTCACCAGGGCCGGAGCATCAGCGCAGATCGCCCTGCAGCAGAAAGACCGCACCCGGGCCTGGGCCCGAGCCATTCATGAAGCCTGGTCGGACCTGGACGGCGTCGTAGCTCCGTCCGCAATTGCCGGCGGCCGGCCGGTCACAGCGCTCTGGACTGACAATCCAATGCCCGCAGCCCCGGAGTTCTCCGCCCCCTTGAAATCCCCCGCTGTACTGAGAGACATCGTCGCCGCTGCCGGGATGATCGGATACCAGACCAGCGTCGTGCTCTAG